The following are from one region of the Hydrogenimonas sp. SS33 genome:
- a CDS encoding S1-like domain-containing RNA-binding protein, producing MNCYLELGTLNCLAVARLTDHGPVLASSEGKEVLLPRRYATADMKVGDEVDVFVHTDSEDRIVATTERPKALLGEVAWMEAVDVTPHGAFVDWGLSKDLFVPRSLQREPMAKGGRYAVMVDYDDRTHRLVGNAKFDKKLARADAKSLKRNQAVELLIYARTDLGFKAVVERRYDGLLFHSEVFQKLQVGDTVTGYVKFVRPDGKVDLLSRPIGRAKEKLADDALLDYLRSHKGMMPLNYKSDPETIKSLLGLSKKAFKRSLTALQEKGMIEVKENGTFLRKRKRA from the coding sequence ATGAACTGTTACCTTGAACTCGGCACCCTCAACTGCCTCGCCGTCGCACGCCTGACCGACCATGGTCCCGTCCTCGCCTCGTCGGAGGGGAAAGAGGTACTGCTCCCCAGGCGCTACGCCACTGCAGACATGAAAGTCGGCGACGAAGTCGACGTCTTCGTCCATACCGACAGCGAAGACCGCATCGTCGCCACGACCGAACGGCCCAAAGCGCTGCTGGGGGAGGTGGCATGGATGGAGGCGGTCGACGTCACGCCCCACGGCGCCTTCGTCGACTGGGGGCTCTCCAAAGACCTTTTCGTTCCCCGGTCGCTGCAGCGCGAACCGATGGCCAAAGGGGGCCGCTACGCGGTCATGGTCGATTACGACGACCGGACCCACCGCCTCGTGGGGAATGCGAAGTTCGACAAAAAACTGGCCCGGGCCGACGCCAAGAGTCTCAAACGAAACCAGGCGGTGGAGCTGCTGATCTACGCCAGGACCGACCTGGGCTTCAAGGCGGTGGTGGAGCGCCGCTACGACGGTCTCCTTTTCCACTCCGAAGTTTTCCAAAAACTGCAGGTGGGCGACACGGTGACCGGCTACGTCAAATTCGTCCGCCCCGACGGCAAGGTGGACCTGCTGAGCCGCCCCATCGGCAGGGCGAAGGAGAAGCTGGCCGACGATGCGCTGCTGGACTACCTGCGCAGCCACAAGGGAATGATGCCCCTCAACTACAAGAGCGATCCGGAGACGATCAAAAGCCTCCTGGGGTTGAGCAAGAAGGCTTTCAAGCGGAGCCTCACCGCTTTGCAGGAGAAGGGGATGATCGAAGTGAAGGAGAATGGCACCTTTTTGCGCAAAAGGAAGCGAGCATGA
- a CDS encoding glutaminase codes for MDIQAILEEIEKEVRPLLGEGKVADYIPALANVDPKQFGMAVTLLDGTQYGVGESGKRFSIQSISKVFTFTLALHAYGPELYKRVGREPSGSPFNSLVQLEYEHGIPRNPFINAGAIVVTDSLITHFGDDYTALETIMGFIRDISDEPSVTIDPEVARSEMEHGYRNLALAHLMKSFDNIDNEVRTVVQTYFKHCAVTMSASELSRAVLYLANGGTDPITQHTFITPQQSKRINAVMLTCGHYDASGDFAFHVGLPGKSGVGGGIVAVVPGKMGICVWSPALNEQGNSLAGTRALELFTTKTGFSIF; via the coding sequence ATGGACATTCAGGCCATTCTCGAAGAGATCGAAAAAGAGGTCCGTCCCCTTCTCGGAGAGGGCAAGGTAGCCGACTACATTCCGGCCCTGGCGAATGTCGATCCGAAGCAGTTCGGTATGGCCGTCACCCTGCTGGACGGCACCCAGTACGGTGTGGGGGAGTCGGGCAAGCGCTTCTCCATCCAGAGCATTTCAAAGGTCTTCACCTTCACCCTGGCGTTGCACGCCTACGGCCCCGAACTCTACAAACGGGTCGGGCGCGAACCCTCCGGCTCCCCCTTCAACTCCCTCGTACAGCTGGAGTATGAGCACGGAATCCCCCGAAACCCCTTCATCAACGCAGGCGCCATTGTCGTCACCGACTCCCTTATCACCCATTTCGGGGACGACTACACCGCCCTGGAGACAATCATGGGCTTCATAAGAGACATCAGCGACGAGCCCTCCGTCACCATCGACCCGGAGGTGGCCCGTTCGGAGATGGAACACGGCTACCGCAACCTGGCCCTGGCCCACCTGATGAAAAGTTTCGATAACATCGACAACGAGGTGCGCACCGTCGTGCAGACCTACTTCAAGCACTGCGCCGTCACCATGAGCGCCTCCGAACTCTCCCGCGCCGTGCTCTATCTGGCCAACGGCGGCACCGACCCCATCACGCAACACACTTTCATCACTCCCCAGCAATCAAAACGGATCAACGCCGTCATGCTCACCTGCGGCCACTACGACGCGTCGGGGGATTTCGCCTTTCATGTAGGGCTTCCCGGCAAGAGCGGGGTGGGCGGCGGCATCGTCGCCGTAGTCCCCGGCAAAATGGGCATCTGCGTCTGGTCCCCCGCCCTCAACGAACAGGGCAACTCCCTCGCCGGCACCCGTGCCTTGGAACTCTTTACGACAAAAACCGGCTTCTCCATTTTTTAG
- a CDS encoding histidinol-phosphatase encodes MNERGVTIDLHNHTTRCNHAEGSIDDYIARAIEEKIDIFGFSDHAPMDFDPRYRMGFDEMAAYESDVRRARERYAGQIDIRLGYEVDWLPGHVDERVLKADVDYLIGSVHFIDRWGFDNPEFIGKYEGADIDTIWRDYFDLVEAMARSGLFDIVGHLDLIKVFKYVPKTDVRLIAERAMDAIKEADMAIELNAAGYRKPIGEAYPSLELLQMAYEREIPITFGSDAHKPEQVGFRKEELHRLARSVGYTKAAHFRKRDRELVRF; translated from the coding sequence ATGAACGAAAGAGGCGTCACGATCGATCTGCACAACCACACGACGCGCTGCAACCACGCCGAAGGGAGCATAGACGACTATATCGCCAGGGCGATCGAAGAGAAGATCGACATCTTCGGCTTCTCCGACCACGCGCCGATGGATTTCGACCCCCGGTACCGCATGGGCTTTGACGAGATGGCGGCTTACGAGTCGGATGTCCGCCGGGCACGGGAGCGCTACGCGGGGCAGATCGACATCCGGCTGGGATACGAAGTGGACTGGCTCCCCGGGCATGTGGACGAACGGGTATTGAAGGCCGACGTGGACTATCTGATCGGGTCGGTCCACTTCATCGACAGGTGGGGATTCGACAATCCCGAATTCATCGGCAAATACGAAGGCGCCGACATCGACACGATCTGGCGGGACTACTTCGACCTGGTCGAGGCGATGGCGAGGTCGGGGCTTTTCGACATCGTGGGCCACCTCGATTTGATCAAGGTCTTCAAATATGTCCCCAAAACCGATGTCAGGCTCATCGCCGAAAGGGCGATGGACGCCATCAAAGAGGCCGACATGGCCATCGAACTCAACGCCGCGGGCTACCGCAAGCCAATCGGCGAAGCCTATCCGAGCCTGGAGCTGCTGCAGATGGCCTACGAGCGGGAGATTCCCATCACCTTCGGTTCCGACGCCCACAAGCCGGAACAGGTGGGCTTTAGAAAAGAGGAGCTGCACCGGTTGGCCCGGTCGGTCGGCTACACGAAAGCGGCCCACTTCAGAAAGCGCGACCGGGAACTTGTTAGATTTTAA
- a CDS encoding response regulator transcription factor, which translates to MINILMIEDDIDISTLLTKFLSQYGMKVESVETPKAALNALELDHYDLIILDLTLPQMDGLELCKLIRKDYDIPIIISSARSDLTDKIIGLEYGADDYLPKPYEPRELVARIQTVLRRYRPTLQAEGSDFELDEGKMQIFFKGEKLDLTTAEYEILRLFLLNPGTVLTRDYLANNAESISWESSERTIDVIISRIRSKLGDTPKEPRYIHSIRGAGYKFTP; encoded by the coding sequence ATGATCAATATTCTGATGATTGAAGATGACATCGACATCAGTACGCTCCTGACCAAATTCCTCAGCCAGTACGGAATGAAGGTCGAGAGCGTGGAAACGCCCAAGGCGGCACTCAATGCCCTGGAGCTGGACCATTACGACCTGATTATTCTCGACCTGACGCTGCCGCAGATGGACGGTCTGGAGCTCTGTAAACTGATCCGCAAGGATTACGACATTCCCATCATCATCTCCAGCGCCCGCAGCGACCTGACCGACAAGATCATCGGACTGGAGTATGGTGCCGACGACTACCTTCCCAAACCCTACGAACCCAGGGAGCTGGTTGCCCGCATTCAGACCGTGCTGCGCCGCTACCGGCCCACCCTGCAGGCGGAGGGCAGCGACTTCGAACTGGACGAAGGGAAGATGCAGATCTTCTTCAAAGGGGAGAAACTCGACCTCACCACCGCCGAATACGAGATTCTGCGGCTGTTCCTGCTCAATCCCGGAACGGTTCTGACCCGGGACTACCTGGCCAACAATGCCGAATCGATCTCCTGGGAGAGCAGTGAACGGACCATCGACGTCATCATCAGCCGCATCCGCAGCAAACTGGGCGATACCCCCAAAGAGCCCCGCTATATCCACTCCAT
- the glnA gene encoding type I glutamate--ammonia ligase produces MSAVDKFFQLCKDNDVEFVDFRFTDIFGRWHHVAYNFNAVEASMFENGIPFDGSSIRMWKTIDQSDTLLMPDAESVFLDPFTADPTAVVICSVHDVDGTPYNKDPRTIAKKALEYVEKEGIADAAYFGPENEFFIFDHIHVIDEMNAQGYEIDSEEGAWNMKKDPRDEGGYNIGHRPQPKEGYFPVPPVDSQMDIRAEMVKVLEEVGIETFVVHHEVGTAGQGEIGVKFGTIISAADNVQKYKYVCKNVAHLNGKTLTFMPKPLYNDNGNGMHPHMSLWKDGKNLFFKEGEYGNISETAKYFIGGIIEHSAAVAAFTNPSTNSYKRLMPGFEAPSVLAYSARNRSACFRIPFGAGEKSVRVEFRSPDSTACPYLAFAVMMLAGIDGIKRKLDPGAPRDEDLFEYTLEELRDKGIKTMPATLREALEGLKNDHAFLTETGIFTEEFIQEYIDWKYEVEVNPVEGRPHPYEFNLYYSC; encoded by the coding sequence ATGAGCGCTGTAGACAAATTTTTCCAGCTCTGCAAAGACAACGACGTCGAATTCGTCGACTTCCGGTTCACCGACATTTTCGGCCGGTGGCACCATGTCGCCTACAACTTCAATGCGGTCGAAGCTTCCATGTTCGAAAACGGTATTCCCTTCGACGGAAGTTCCATCCGCATGTGGAAAACCATCGACCAGTCCGACACCCTTCTGATGCCTGACGCAGAGTCCGTTTTCCTGGACCCCTTCACCGCCGACCCGACCGCGGTCGTCATCTGCTCCGTCCATGACGTCGACGGCACGCCCTACAACAAAGACCCCCGCACCATCGCCAAGAAAGCGTTGGAGTACGTCGAAAAAGAGGGCATCGCGGATGCCGCCTATTTCGGCCCCGAAAACGAATTCTTCATCTTCGACCATATCCACGTCATCGACGAGATGAACGCCCAGGGGTATGAGATCGACTCCGAAGAGGGCGCCTGGAACATGAAAAAAGACCCCCGCGACGAAGGCGGGTACAACATCGGCCACCGCCCCCAGCCCAAAGAGGGTTACTTCCCCGTTCCTCCGGTCGACTCCCAGATGGATATCCGCGCCGAGATGGTCAAGGTGCTCGAAGAGGTCGGTATCGAAACTTTCGTCGTCCACCACGAAGTCGGTACCGCCGGCCAGGGCGAGATCGGCGTCAAGTTCGGCACCATCATCAGCGCCGCCGACAATGTCCAGAAATACAAATATGTCTGTAAAAACGTCGCCCACCTCAACGGCAAGACTCTGACTTTCATGCCCAAACCGCTCTACAACGACAACGGAAACGGTATGCACCCCCACATGTCTCTGTGGAAAGACGGCAAGAACCTCTTCTTCAAAGAGGGCGAATACGGCAACATCAGCGAGACTGCCAAGTATTTCATCGGCGGTATCATCGAGCACTCCGCCGCCGTCGCCGCCTTCACCAACCCCTCCACCAACTCCTACAAGCGCCTGATGCCCGGCTTCGAAGCGCCTTCCGTGCTGGCCTACAGCGCCCGAAACCGCAGCGCCTGTTTCCGCATCCCCTTCGGTGCCGGCGAAAAATCGGTCCGCGTCGAGTTCCGCTCTCCCGACAGCACCGCATGCCCCTACCTGGCATTTGCCGTCATGATGCTGGCCGGTATTGACGGTATCAAGCGCAAGCTCGATCCCGGTGCACCCCGTGACGAAGACCTCTTCGAATATACCCTCGAAGAGCTCCGCGACAAAGGCATCAAAACCATGCCCGCCACCCTGCGCGAGGCGCTGGAAGGGCTGAAGAACGACCACGCCTTCCTGACCGAAACCGGTATCTTTACCGAAGAGTTCATCCAGGAGTACATCGACTGGAAATATGAAGTCGAAGTCAACCCGGTCGAAGGCCGCCCGCATCCCTACGAGTTCAACCTCTACTACAGCTGCTAA